One region of Posidoniimonas polymericola genomic DNA includes:
- the zwf gene encoding glucose-6-phosphate dehydrogenase, with translation MPHTFVIFGASGDLTSRKLIPALYNLRRKGRLPEDTKVVGVSRTAFSHDEWRASLAESTEKFAGENFDAELWSKFAENVFYQPGDVANAEDFTKLDAFLKELENGDEATRVYYLSMAPRFYGPTVEQLGKAGMAGDTDDCSRRVVIEKPFGTDLATAQELNKVVHRSFDEKQVYRIDHYLGKETVQNLMVLRFANAIFEPIWNRNFIDHVQITVAEEVEVGKRAGYYDSAGVVRDMIQNHLLQLLMITAMEAPVRYAADPVRDEKVKVLQAVKPMQGDDFRRDTFRGQYRGYTGHEGVDARSRTATFAALKLCIHNWRWQGVPFYLRSGKAMSCRTTQIVIQFRQPPHMLFNDGPRGITDANRLVIQVQPNEGIQLHFQTKVPDAGMKMRQTDLDFNYQREFRGRSMPEAYERLLLDALEGDASLFARADEVEAAWKICDPILQAWQSGDKPTLYMYDPGFWGPEECSEWMSAQGRNWFDICPVLH, from the coding sequence ATGCCCCACACGTTTGTCATTTTTGGCGCCTCGGGCGACCTCACCAGCCGCAAGCTGATCCCGGCCCTGTACAACCTGCGCCGCAAGGGTCGGCTGCCGGAGGACACCAAGGTGGTCGGCGTGAGCCGCACGGCGTTCAGCCACGACGAGTGGCGGGCCAGCCTGGCGGAGTCGACCGAGAAGTTCGCCGGCGAGAACTTCGACGCCGAGCTGTGGTCGAAGTTCGCCGAGAACGTCTTCTACCAGCCGGGCGACGTCGCCAACGCCGAGGACTTCACCAAGCTCGACGCGTTCCTCAAGGAGCTCGAGAACGGCGACGAGGCGACCCGCGTCTACTACCTGTCGATGGCGCCGCGGTTCTACGGCCCGACGGTCGAGCAGCTCGGCAAGGCCGGCATGGCCGGCGACACCGACGACTGCAGCCGCCGGGTGGTGATCGAGAAGCCGTTCGGCACCGACCTGGCGACCGCCCAGGAACTCAACAAGGTCGTGCACCGCTCGTTCGACGAGAAGCAGGTGTACCGCATCGACCACTACCTGGGCAAAGAGACTGTCCAGAACCTGATGGTCCTGCGGTTCGCGAACGCGATCTTCGAGCCGATCTGGAACCGCAACTTTATCGACCACGTGCAGATCACCGTGGCCGAGGAGGTCGAGGTCGGCAAGCGGGCCGGCTACTACGACTCGGCCGGCGTAGTGCGGGACATGATCCAGAACCACCTGCTGCAGCTGCTGATGATCACTGCCATGGAGGCTCCCGTCCGTTACGCGGCCGACCCGGTGCGGGACGAGAAGGTGAAGGTGCTGCAGGCGGTCAAACCAATGCAGGGCGACGACTTCCGCCGCGACACGTTCCGCGGCCAGTACCGCGGCTACACCGGCCACGAAGGGGTCGACGCCCGCAGCCGCACCGCCACGTTCGCCGCGCTCAAGCTGTGCATCCACAACTGGCGCTGGCAGGGGGTGCCGTTCTACCTGCGGAGCGGCAAGGCGATGAGCTGCCGCACCACGCAGATCGTCATCCAGTTCCGCCAGCCGCCCCACATGCTGTTCAACGACGGCCCCCGCGGCATCACCGACGCCAACCGGCTCGTGATCCAGGTGCAGCCCAACGAGGGCATCCAGCTCCACTTCCAGACCAAGGTCCCCGACGCCGGCATGAAGATGCGGCAGACCGACCTCGACTTCAACTACCAGCGGGAATTCCGCGGGCGCTCCATGCCCGAGGCCTACGAGCGGCTGCTGCTGGACGCACTGGAGGGCGACGCCAGCCTGTTCGCCCGGGCCGACGAGGTCGAGGCCGCGTGGAAGATCTGCGACCCAATCTTACAGGCATGGCAATCAGGCGATAAACCGACGCTCTACATGTACGACCCGGGCTTTTGGGGCCCGGAGGAGTGCAGTGAATGGATGAGCGCACAGGGAAGAAACTGGTTCGACATATGTCCAGTGTTGCACTGA
- a CDS encoding phosphatidylserine decarboxylase codes for MSSVALMSAPQTHSLPDGYRIQLAPWGKRELLLYGAPLLAATVLTAVFAGPWAPLAFVPGALLLMLLWFFRDPPRAIPLEEGAYVAPADGRVTDITPLDEYHYLGGPAKRIGIFLSVFDVHVNRVPAEARVVDTHYAEGARHDARTPEATDHNESQWVGWEEPCGVRFAVRQVSGAVARRIVCPLSPGDAYQRGQRFGMIKFGSRTELIVPEWVEVTVQVGDRVHGGSSILAKR; via the coding sequence ATGTCCAGTGTTGCACTGATGAGCGCGCCGCAGACGCACTCCCTCCCGGACGGCTACCGGATTCAACTCGCCCCGTGGGGCAAGCGAGAACTGCTGTTGTACGGCGCGCCGCTGCTGGCCGCGACCGTGCTGACCGCCGTGTTCGCCGGCCCGTGGGCGCCGCTGGCGTTCGTGCCTGGGGCCCTCTTGCTGATGCTGCTGTGGTTCTTCCGCGACCCGCCCCGGGCGATCCCGCTGGAAGAGGGCGCGTATGTCGCGCCGGCCGACGGCCGTGTGACCGACATCACCCCCCTCGACGAGTACCACTACCTCGGCGGCCCGGCCAAGCGGATCGGGATCTTCTTGTCGGTGTTCGACGTGCACGTCAACCGCGTGCCGGCCGAGGCCCGCGTCGTTGACACCCACTACGCCGAGGGCGCCCGGCACGACGCCCGGACCCCCGAGGCGACCGACCACAACGAGAGCCAGTGGGTCGGCTGGGAGGAGCCGTGCGGCGTCCGCTTCGCGGTGCGGCAGGTCTCCGGCGCGGTGGCGCGGCGGATCGTCTGCCCGCTCTCGCCGGGCGACGCCTACCAGCGTGGCCAGCGGTTCGGCATGATCAAGTTTGGTTCGCGGACCGAGCTGATTGTGCCCGAGTGGGTGGAGGTCACCGTGCAGGTCGGCGACCGGGTGCACGGCGGCTCGAGCATCCTCGCGAAACGTTAG
- a CDS encoding sulfatase family protein, giving the protein MAAEPPRPNIVVFITDDQSQLDCTAYGATDLRTPNMQRLAASGMTFDRAYVASPSCAPSRAALLTGLMPARNGAEPNHSRPRKEIKKWPAYFQELGYEVVAFGKVSHYKQAELYGFDQHAAGKFMAKGNMKAAKEYLNSYTGEKPVVFMFGTHQPHVPWPQPRGYNGDEVELPATHVDTPTTRKFRSQYYTSVTKADQMLGTVYDLAREKLGPETMFVFTSDHGAQWPFGKWNLYEEGTRVPMIVSWPGRVEAGARTDAMVSWIDLLPTLVELAGGEAPAAPDQIDGRSFAGVLRGEDDKHREQIYTTHSGDGNFNVYPIRAVCDVRWKYLHNLHPEFKYQTHITKAGNVDGAGYWVTWVEAARHDQRAAEVVNRYLQRPGDELYDLESDPLEQHNLAADPAHAERLEQMRANLEAWMQAQGDQRILYGDPVLLENLPAAAAPSRAPLVR; this is encoded by the coding sequence ATGGCAGCCGAGCCACCGCGGCCGAACATCGTCGTGTTCATCACCGACGACCAGAGCCAGCTCGACTGCACGGCCTACGGAGCCACGGACCTCCGCACGCCGAACATGCAGCGGCTGGCCGCCAGCGGGATGACGTTCGATCGGGCGTACGTGGCGTCACCGAGCTGCGCGCCGAGCCGCGCGGCGCTGCTCACCGGGCTGATGCCGGCCCGCAACGGCGCCGAGCCGAACCACAGCCGGCCCCGCAAAGAGATCAAGAAGTGGCCCGCCTACTTCCAGGAGCTCGGCTACGAGGTCGTGGCGTTCGGCAAGGTCTCGCACTACAAGCAGGCCGAGCTGTACGGCTTCGACCAGCACGCCGCCGGCAAGTTCATGGCCAAGGGCAACATGAAGGCGGCCAAGGAGTACCTGAACTCCTACACGGGCGAAAAACCCGTTGTGTTCATGTTCGGCACCCACCAGCCGCACGTGCCGTGGCCTCAGCCGCGGGGCTACAACGGCGACGAGGTTGAGCTTCCTGCGACCCACGTCGACACGCCGACGACCCGCAAGTTCCGCTCGCAGTACTACACCTCGGTCACCAAGGCCGACCAGATGCTCGGCACAGTCTACGACCTGGCCCGTGAGAAGCTCGGACCGGAGACAATGTTCGTCTTCACTAGCGACCACGGCGCCCAATGGCCGTTCGGCAAGTGGAACCTGTACGAGGAGGGGACCCGCGTGCCAATGATCGTGTCGTGGCCCGGGCGGGTCGAGGCTGGCGCCCGCACGGACGCGATGGTGAGCTGGATCGATCTGCTGCCGACGCTGGTCGAGTTGGCCGGCGGCGAGGCGCCCGCCGCGCCCGACCAGATCGACGGCCGCTCGTTCGCCGGCGTGCTGCGTGGCGAGGACGACAAGCACCGCGAGCAGATCTACACCACGCACTCCGGCGACGGCAACTTCAATGTCTACCCGATCCGCGCGGTGTGCGACGTCCGCTGGAAGTACCTCCACAACCTGCACCCCGAGTTCAAGTACCAGACCCATATCACCAAGGCGGGCAACGTCGACGGCGCTGGCTACTGGGTCACCTGGGTTGAGGCCGCGCGGCACGACCAGCGGGCCGCGGAGGTCGTCAACCGATATTTGCAGCGGCCGGGCGACGAGCTGTACGACCTCGAGTCCGACCCGCTAGAGCAGCACAACCTGGCGGCCGACCCGGCGCACGCCGAGCGGCTCGAGCAGATGCGGGCCAACCTTGAGGCCTGGATGCAGGCGCAGGGTGATCAGCGCATACTGTACGGCGATCCGGTGCTGCTGGAGAACCTGCCCGCCGCCGCCGCGCCCAGCCGTGCCCCGCTCGTGCGGTAG
- a CDS encoding Fpg/Nei family DNA glycosylase, whose amino-acid sequence MPEGHVIHRIARDHAKEFAGQKLIVLSPQGRFAEGAEVLSGRKLQTVDAYGKHLFYRFGGGKRLHVHLGLYGKFRDHPAPPPEPVGQVRVRAIGERRAFDLNGPNACHLVTKQEADAILDRLGPDPLRDDADPDRAWERIGRSRAAIGTLLMNQEVIAGVGNIYRSEVLHLMRVHPETPGRDLSGEQFDQMWEHLTELMEIGLKYKRIIIADPAQVGKPRSRMNRSERLLVYKHDRCTTCQAKVRSWQLAARTMYACPKCQKR is encoded by the coding sequence ATGCCCGAAGGCCACGTCATCCACCGCATCGCCCGCGACCACGCCAAGGAGTTCGCCGGGCAGAAGCTGATTGTGCTGTCGCCGCAGGGGCGGTTCGCGGAGGGCGCCGAGGTGCTCAGCGGCCGCAAGCTGCAGACCGTCGACGCGTACGGCAAGCACCTGTTCTACCGCTTCGGCGGCGGCAAGCGGCTGCACGTGCACCTCGGGCTGTACGGCAAGTTCCGCGACCACCCTGCCCCGCCCCCCGAGCCGGTCGGCCAGGTCCGCGTGCGGGCGATCGGCGAGCGGCGGGCGTTCGACCTCAACGGCCCGAATGCCTGCCACTTGGTGACCAAGCAGGAGGCGGACGCCATCCTCGACCGGCTCGGCCCCGACCCGCTGCGGGACGACGCCGACCCCGATCGGGCGTGGGAGCGGATCGGCCGCAGCCGGGCCGCCATCGGCACGCTGCTGATGAACCAGGAGGTGATCGCCGGCGTGGGGAACATCTACCGCAGCGAGGTGCTGCACCTGATGCGTGTTCATCCGGAAACTCCAGGCCGCGACCTCTCCGGCGAGCAGTTCGACCAGATGTGGGAGCACCTGACCGAGCTGATGGAGATCGGCTTGAAGTACAAGCGGATCATCATCGCCGACCCAGCACAGGTCGGCAAACCGCGCAGCCGCATGAACCGCAGCGAGCGGCTGCTAGTCTACAAGCACGACCGCTGCACGACCTGCCAGGCGAAGGTCCGTTCATGGCAACTGGCCGCGCGGACGATGTATGCGTGCCCGAAATGCCAGAAGCGGTAG
- the hisB gene encoding imidazoleglycerol-phosphate dehydratase HisB, protein MPARTAKIDRQTSETQINLELDLDGAGNAELETGVGFLDHMLTLLAKHSATDLTVRAAGDLHIDAHHTVEDIGICLGQAVRQAAGDKAGIRRYGHFTLPMDETLATVAIDLSGRQYLHFEAPLPAAKIGDFDSELVEEFWRAFSGNALCNLHIVLHHGRNSHHIAEAIFKATGRALRMALEHDPRMTGVPSTKGSLDG, encoded by the coding sequence ATGCCCGCCCGCACCGCCAAAATCGACCGCCAGACCAGTGAGACCCAGATCAACTTGGAGCTCGACCTGGACGGCGCCGGCAACGCGGAACTCGAGACCGGCGTTGGGTTCCTCGACCACATGCTGACGCTGCTGGCCAAGCACTCCGCGACCGACCTGACGGTCCGGGCCGCCGGCGACCTGCACATCGACGCCCACCACACGGTCGAGGACATCGGCATCTGCCTCGGCCAGGCAGTGCGTCAGGCGGCCGGCGACAAGGCCGGCATCCGCCGCTACGGGCACTTCACCCTGCCCATGGACGAGACCCTTGCCACCGTGGCGATCGACCTCAGCGGGCGGCAGTACCTGCACTTCGAGGCCCCCCTGCCGGCGGCCAAGATCGGCGACTTCGACAGCGAACTGGTCGAGGAGTTCTGGCGGGCTTTCAGCGGCAACGCGCTGTGCAACCTGCACATCGTGCTGCACCACGGCCGCAACAGCCACCACATCGCCGAGGCGATCTTCAAGGCGACCGGCCGCGCGCTGCGGATGGCGCTCGAGCACGACCCCCGGATGACCGGCGTACCGAGCACCAAGGGCTCGCTAGACGGCTGA
- a CDS encoding CDP-alcohol phosphatidyltransferase family protein, with the protein MPTRNHAYLLPSLLTLGNLLSGFLAIVVLSGAGVENPALTAAGLILLAALLDGFDGLAARRLGVASEFGGRLDSLADVVSFGAAPALLVCELSRPAGRLAWGAAAWLLSATALRLARYDASGDPPGRFEGLPCPAAGATIAAAVIALAGTKGGSQPYLLPALALGLGVLMVSQIAYPRLRVTSRPREFGFVAAVLLTVAVGVSLGGYAPLVICVLFIGSPLYPTSVPDWRLQRRSLGRLLFSRRRDG; encoded by the coding sequence ATGCCAACGCGTAACCACGCCTACCTGCTGCCGTCGCTGCTCACGCTGGGCAACCTGCTGTCCGGCTTCCTGGCGATCGTCGTGCTGTCGGGCGCCGGCGTGGAGAACCCGGCACTGACCGCCGCGGGGCTGATCCTGCTGGCCGCGCTGCTGGACGGGTTCGACGGGCTGGCGGCGCGGCGGCTGGGGGTCGCCTCGGAATTCGGCGGTCGGCTCGACAGCCTGGCGGACGTGGTTTCGTTTGGGGCCGCGCCCGCCCTGCTGGTGTGCGAGCTGAGCCGCCCCGCCGGCCGGCTGGCGTGGGGCGCCGCGGCATGGCTGCTCTCTGCCACCGCACTACGGCTCGCCCGCTACGACGCCAGCGGCGACCCTCCGGGCCGTTTCGAGGGGCTCCCCTGCCCCGCCGCCGGGGCGACCATCGCCGCGGCAGTGATCGCCCTTGCGGGGACCAAGGGCGGCTCGCAGCCGTACCTCCTGCCCGCCCTGGCGCTCGGCTTGGGGGTGCTGATGGTGAGCCAGATCGCTTACCCCCGGCTCCGGGTCACGAGCCGACCCCGCGAGTTCGGGTTCGTCGCGGCGGTGCTGCTGACCGTAGCGGTCGGCGTGTCCCTTGGGGGCTACGCCCCGCTGGTGATCTGTGTTCTATTCATAGGTTCGCCCCTTTACCCAACCAGCGTTCCCGATTGGCGTCTCCAGCGGCGTTCACTGGGGCGCCTGCTGTTCTCACGCCGTCGGGACGGCTGA
- the rsmA gene encoding 16S rRNA (adenine(1518)-N(6)/adenine(1519)-N(6))-dimethyltransferase RsmA yields MKRLGEIGIAPASRHGQNFLIDLNLVQLIVNSADIGPQDVVLEIGTGTGSLTTLMAPKAGRIVTVEIDGNLFELASEQLIDFPNVRMLQTDALKNKNTFSPVVMDAVGQALSEVPGGRLKLVANLPYNVATPILSNLLLCEHTPHMMVATIQKELGDRIVAQPWSKDYGALSVWMQAQAQTEVVREMPPKVFWPAPKVTSAIVRVTVDPERRAAIPDLKYFHQFIKSLFLHRRKFLRANVVAAMKQHLSKEQVDQVMTEMQFGPDARTEQIDIPTLLRFTELVRAMAPDWKL; encoded by the coding sequence ATGAAGCGCCTCGGCGAGATCGGCATCGCGCCGGCGTCGCGGCACGGCCAGAACTTCCTGATCGACCTCAACCTGGTCCAGCTGATCGTCAACTCGGCCGACATCGGCCCGCAAGATGTGGTGCTCGAAATCGGCACCGGCACCGGTTCGCTGACAACGCTGATGGCGCCCAAGGCGGGCCGCATCGTGACGGTCGAGATCGACGGCAACCTGTTCGAGCTGGCCAGCGAGCAGCTGATCGATTTCCCCAACGTGCGGATGCTGCAGACCGACGCCCTGAAGAACAAGAACACGTTCTCGCCGGTCGTGATGGACGCGGTCGGGCAGGCGCTGTCCGAGGTGCCGGGCGGCCGGCTGAAGCTAGTGGCGAACCTGCCGTACAACGTCGCGACGCCGATCCTGTCGAACCTGCTGTTGTGCGAGCACACGCCGCACATGATGGTCGCCACGATCCAAAAAGAGCTGGGCGACCGTATCGTGGCCCAGCCCTGGAGCAAGGACTACGGCGCGTTGAGTGTCTGGATGCAGGCCCAGGCGCAGACCGAGGTGGTCCGTGAGATGCCCCCCAAAGTCTTCTGGCCGGCGCCCAAGGTCACGTCGGCCATCGTGCGGGTCACGGTCGATCCCGAGCGGCGGGCGGCAATCCCCGACCTCAAGTACTTCCACCAGTTTATCAAGTCGCTGTTCCTGCACCGCCGCAAGTTCCTGCGGGCGAACGTCGTGGCCGCGATGAAGCAGCACCTTAGCAAGGAGCAGGTTGACCAGGTGATGACGGAGATGCAGTTCGGCCCCGACGCCCGCACCGAGCAGATCGACATCCCCACCCTGCTCCGCTTCACCGAGCTGGTCCGCGCGATGGCGCCCGACTGGAAGCTGTAG
- a CDS encoding inorganic pyrophosphatase — MSFPEPFYRWRPHPWHGLDAGPNPPELVQAYIELTPFDRVKYELDKQTGYLRVDRPNRTSAFSPTLYGFVPRTFCGKRVQDLMPGAKAGDGDPLDICVISERPITNPEIILKARVVGGLPMLDNDEADDKIIGVLANDAMWGEVKEVEDLPKVLVDRLRHYFSIYKSLTPEEAAKVRIDHVYGREHALKVIEAAMADYLEEFGE; from the coding sequence ATGTCGTTCCCTGAGCCGTTTTACCGCTGGCGTCCGCACCCCTGGCACGGACTCGACGCGGGCCCCAACCCGCCCGAGCTGGTCCAGGCCTACATCGAGTTAACCCCGTTCGACCGGGTCAAGTACGAGCTGGACAAGCAGACCGGCTACCTGCGGGTCGACCGGCCGAACCGCACGTCGGCGTTCTCGCCGACGCTGTACGGCTTCGTGCCGCGCACGTTCTGCGGCAAGCGGGTGCAGGACCTGATGCCGGGCGCCAAGGCCGGCGACGGCGACCCGCTGGACATCTGCGTCATCAGCGAGCGGCCGATCACCAACCCCGAGATCATCCTCAAGGCGCGGGTGGTCGGCGGCCTGCCGATGCTCGACAACGACGAGGCCGACGACAAGATCATCGGCGTCCTGGCCAACGACGCCATGTGGGGCGAGGTCAAGGAAGTCGAGGACCTGCCCAAGGTGCTGGTAGACCGCCTGCGGCACTACTTCAGCATCTACAAGTCGCTGACGCCCGAGGAGGCCGCCAAGGTCCGCATCGACCACGTCTACGGCCGCGAGCACGCCCTAAAGGTGATCGAGGCCGCCATGGCCGACTACCTAGAAGAGTTTGGCGAGTAG
- a CDS encoding excisionase family DNA-binding protein — protein sequence MKKSPSESFQQLTGAVSLSAAARRTGIPRRQVRQLVQQGRLPFVQVRGQICVPAKAVRELSRAPRFR from the coding sequence ATGAAGAAATCCCCGTCGGAGTCGTTCCAGCAGCTCACCGGGGCGGTGTCGCTGTCCGCGGCGGCCCGCCGCACGGGGATCCCGCGCCGCCAGGTCCGTCAGTTGGTTCAGCAGGGGCGGCTGCCGTTTGTTCAGGTGCGGGGCCAGATCTGCGTCCCCGCGAAGGCCGTCCGCGAACTGAGCAGAGCCCCACGATTCCGCTAG
- a CDS encoding riboflavin synthase — protein MFTGLVRGLAEVIAVTPDGPGVTITIDRQGLEGDSDIGASIALNGCCLTVVANYDDRIDFQAGEETLSRTNLGQLEPGCRVNVEPSLRAGDPIGGHYVTGHIDGLGTVDQRDDDAEWSKFYFRVPASLTRQMATKGSVAVDGVSLTLVDVEDERFSVALIPHTLQATTLGGRQVGDRVNLETDVLAKYVERQLVQKS, from the coding sequence GTGTTTACCGGTTTAGTACGTGGCCTGGCCGAAGTGATCGCCGTCACCCCCGACGGCCCCGGCGTGACCATCACGATCGACCGCCAGGGACTCGAGGGCGACTCCGACATCGGCGCGAGCATCGCCCTGAACGGCTGCTGCCTGACGGTGGTCGCCAACTACGACGACCGGATCGACTTCCAGGCCGGCGAGGAGACCCTCTCCCGCACCAACCTTGGCCAACTCGAGCCAGGCTGCCGCGTGAACGTCGAGCCCTCGCTGCGGGCCGGCGACCCGATCGGCGGCCACTACGTCACCGGGCACATCGACGGCCTGGGAACGGTCGACCAGCGCGACGACGACGCGGAGTGGTCGAAGTTCTACTTCCGCGTCCCCGCCTCCCTTACCCGGCAGATGGCGACCAAGGGCTCGGTCGCCGTGGACGGCGTCAGCCTGACGCTGGTCGACGTCGAGGACGAGCGGTTCAGCGTCGCGTTAATCCCGCACACGCTGCAGGCGACTACGCTCGGCGGCCGCCAGGTGGGCGACCGCGTCAACCTCGAGACCGACGTCCTCGCCAAGTACGTCGAGCGTCAGCTGGTGCAGAAATCATGA
- a CDS encoding sulfatase family protein has product MRLLVRLTVVLLAGLNASAAVADEKPTRPNIVVFITDDQSRLDCTAYGSTDVRTPNMAKLAQQGMTFDRAFVASPSCAPSRAALLTGLMPARNGAEPNHSRPRKEIKKRPAYFQELGYEVVAFGKVAHYNQAKLYGFDQEAAGKFQSKGNMEAARKYLDEYTGDKPVCLLFGTHQPHGPWPANKGYDPDAIGLRPTHVDTEKTRKMRSRYYTSVTEADRRLGVIYELVQAKLGPETMFVFTSDHGAQWPFGKWNLYDEGTRVPMIVSWPGRVEANTRTDAMVSWIDLLPTLLELAGGEPPAAPTQIDGRSFAGVLTGEQDTHRDEIFTTHSGDGNHNVFPIRAVRDRRWKYILNLHPEFVYESHVINAARQRGDRGYWQSWVDAAEHDKHARWVVDHYQHRVAEELYDLEEDPHEQENLAADPDQSQRVREMRQRLEEWMAEQGDQQKVYGEPKLRQEPAQG; this is encoded by the coding sequence ATGCGTCTGCTTGTTCGACTGACCGTGGTGCTGCTCGCCGGCCTGAATGCCTCTGCGGCCGTGGCCGATGAGAAGCCGACGCGGCCCAACATCGTGGTGTTCATCACCGACGACCAGAGCCGCCTCGACTGCACAGCCTACGGTTCGACCGACGTGCGGACGCCTAACATGGCGAAGCTGGCGCAGCAGGGGATGACGTTCGACCGCGCGTTTGTCGCCTCGCCGAGCTGCGCTCCGAGCCGCGCGGCGCTGCTCACTGGCCTGATGCCGGCCCGCAACGGCGCCGAGCCGAACCACAGTCGGCCGCGGAAAGAGATCAAGAAACGGCCCGCCTACTTCCAGGAGCTCGGCTACGAGGTCGTGGCGTTCGGCAAGGTCGCGCACTACAACCAGGCCAAGCTGTACGGCTTCGACCAGGAGGCGGCGGGCAAGTTCCAGTCGAAGGGCAACATGGAGGCCGCCCGCAAGTACCTCGACGAGTACACGGGGGACAAGCCGGTCTGCCTGCTGTTCGGCACCCACCAGCCGCACGGCCCCTGGCCCGCCAACAAGGGCTACGACCCCGACGCGATCGGCCTGCGTCCGACGCACGTCGACACCGAGAAGACCCGGAAGATGCGTTCGCGGTACTACACCTCGGTGACCGAGGCCGACCGCCGGCTGGGCGTGATCTACGAGCTGGTCCAAGCGAAGCTCGGCCCCGAGACGATGTTCGTCTTCACCAGCGACCACGGCGCGCAGTGGCCGTTCGGCAAGTGGAACCTGTACGACGAGGGGACCCGCGTGCCGATGATCGTGTCGTGGCCTGGGCGCGTTGAGGCCAATACGCGGACGGACGCGATGGTGAGCTGGATCGACCTGCTGCCGACGCTCTTGGAGCTGGCCGGCGGCGAGCCCCCGGCGGCGCCCACGCAGATCGACGGCCGCTCGTTCGCCGGCGTGCTGACGGGCGAGCAGGACACGCACCGCGACGAGATCTTCACCACCCACTCCGGCGACGGCAACCACAACGTGTTCCCGATCCGCGCGGTGCGAGACAGGCGATGGAAGTACATCCTGAATCTGCACCCCGAGTTCGTGTACGAGTCGCACGTCATCAACGCGGCCCGCCAGCGGGGCGACCGTGGCTACTGGCAGAGCTGGGTCGACGCCGCCGAGCACGACAAGCACGCCCGCTGGGTGGTCGACCACTACCAGCACCGGGTCGCAGAGGAGCTGTACGACCTCGAGGAAGACCCGCACGAGCAGGAGAATCTAGCTGCCGACCCTGACCAGTCGCAGCGGGTGCGGGAGATGCGTCAGCGGCTTGAGGAGTGGATGGCCGAGCAGGGGGATCAGCAGAAGGTCTACGGCGAGCCTAAACTGCGGCAGGAGCCGGCGCAGGGCTAG